A portion of the Scylla paramamosain isolate STU-SP2022 chromosome 32, ASM3559412v1, whole genome shotgun sequence genome contains these proteins:
- the LOC135089033 gene encoding PEST proteolytic signal-containing nuclear protein-like isoform X2 gives MSKREETSLEDQRPPAPKRPVEEEGEGEGEEEPKKKLSFGLSSKPEGKLVLPVKKPSGGISIKLGQSQKAASQAGGTASLLKPKVGAAAAAFSTGDDDDDEEEEEMPPEAKMRMKNIGRDTPTSAGPNSFGKTRMGFCDSKKIYEKQLKEVQDKANKVVPDSV, from the exons ATGAGTAAGCGAGAAG AGACGTCACTGGAGGACCAGAGGCCGCCTGCCCCCAAGCGgccagtggaggaggagggggaaggggagggggaggaggagcctAAGAAAAAGCTTAGTTTTGGCCTCAGCAGCAAACCTGAGGGGAAGCTTGTCCTCCCTGTCAAGAAGCCAAGTGGTGGCATCTCCATCAAGCTGGGCCAGTCACAG AAGGCAGCATCTCAGGCGGGTGGAACAGCCTCCCTCCTGAAGCCCAAGGtgggtgcagcagcagcagcattcagcaccggtgatgacgatgatgacgaggaagaggaagagatgccACCCGAGGCCAAGATGAGAATGAAGAACATTGGCAG GGACACCCCAACGTCTGCCGGCCCCAACAGCTTCGGCAAAACCCGGATGGGATTCTGTGACTCTAAAAAGATCTATGAGAAGCAGCTGAAGGAAGTGCAGGACAAAGCAAACAAAGTGGTGCCGGACAGTGTGTAG
- the LOC135089033 gene encoding PEST proteolytic signal-containing nuclear protein-like isoform X3, whose product MKTSLEDQRPPAPKRPVEEEGEGEGEEEPKKKLSFGLSSKPEGKLVLPVKKPSGGISIKLGQSQKAASQAGGTASLLKPKVGAAAAAFSTGDDDDDEEEEEMPPEAKMRMKNIGRDTPTSAGPNSFGKTRMGFCDSKKIYEKQLKEVQDKANKVVPDSV is encoded by the exons ATGA AGACGTCACTGGAGGACCAGAGGCCGCCTGCCCCCAAGCGgccagtggaggaggagggggaaggggagggggaggaggagcctAAGAAAAAGCTTAGTTTTGGCCTCAGCAGCAAACCTGAGGGGAAGCTTGTCCTCCCTGTCAAGAAGCCAAGTGGTGGCATCTCCATCAAGCTGGGCCAGTCACAG AAGGCAGCATCTCAGGCGGGTGGAACAGCCTCCCTCCTGAAGCCCAAGGtgggtgcagcagcagcagcattcagcaccggtgatgacgatgatgacgaggaagaggaagagatgccACCCGAGGCCAAGATGAGAATGAAGAACATTGGCAG GGACACCCCAACGTCTGCCGGCCCCAACAGCTTCGGCAAAACCCGGATGGGATTCTGTGACTCTAAAAAGATCTATGAGAAGCAGCTGAAGGAAGTGCAGGACAAAGCAAACAAAGTGGTGCCGGACAGTGTGTAG
- the LOC135089033 gene encoding PEST proteolytic signal-containing nuclear protein-like isoform X1, giving the protein MVVNVALSDVLASTLFSRVSLSHLRQCLSPETSLEDQRPPAPKRPVEEEGEGEGEEEPKKKLSFGLSSKPEGKLVLPVKKPSGGISIKLGQSQKAASQAGGTASLLKPKVGAAAAAFSTGDDDDDEEEEEMPPEAKMRMKNIGRDTPTSAGPNSFGKTRMGFCDSKKIYEKQLKEVQDKANKVVPDSV; this is encoded by the exons atggtggttaatgTTGCGCTGTCTGATGTGCTCGCTTCCACCCTCTTCTCACGGGTTTCTTTATCTCACCTTCGCCAGTGTTTATCTCCAGAGACGTCACTGGAGGACCAGAGGCCGCCTGCCCCCAAGCGgccagtggaggaggagggggaaggggagggggaggaggagcctAAGAAAAAGCTTAGTTTTGGCCTCAGCAGCAAACCTGAGGGGAAGCTTGTCCTCCCTGTCAAGAAGCCAAGTGGTGGCATCTCCATCAAGCTGGGCCAGTCACAG AAGGCAGCATCTCAGGCGGGTGGAACAGCCTCCCTCCTGAAGCCCAAGGtgggtgcagcagcagcagcattcagcaccggtgatgacgatgatgacgaggaagaggaagagatgccACCCGAGGCCAAGATGAGAATGAAGAACATTGGCAG GGACACCCCAACGTCTGCCGGCCCCAACAGCTTCGGCAAAACCCGGATGGGATTCTGTGACTCTAAAAAGATCTATGAGAAGCAGCTGAAGGAAGTGCAGGACAAAGCAAACAAAGTGGTGCCGGACAGTGTGTAG